A genome region from Marinifilum sp. JC120 includes the following:
- a CDS encoding NADH-quinone oxidoreductase subunit L: MLPMMLVLAILLPLVAAVGCYFLRVSAIRSLIVLCTGVVLAAVSLALLGQGTFTYSPGTIVGISWDSIITLADFALLFVMLYYAFKLKNQMIKIFVILQIIPLAVFEMFFVDHAVETPAIFADSLSLIMVAVISVIGSLICFFAIPYMKEHEEHLHLVKSRQPQFFFFLVLFLGAMNGLVLSNNILWLYFFFEVTTFCSFMLIGHDQTQIAVKNATRALMLNALGGVAFVFGMIWAYAETGSLDLQVIIQAGPMGGLMLAPLGLLCLAGFTKAAQVPFQSWLLGAMVAPTPVSALLHSSTMVKAGVYIVLRLAPAYAGTFLSQGIALCGAFTFLACAAIAISQSNGKKILAYSTISNLGLIICCAGLNTSWAITAAIILIIFHAASKALLFLCVGTIEHGIGSRDIEDMHGLYLKMPRTAVITIVGVMTMLLPPFGVLLGKWMAIESASGDMFVITMLALGSALSLVFWARWAGILLTAPLRDKVPAESQSVLTRLTLTALAGIAVVLSFFSPVIYTKLIEPMVGKSFEITAGVFTSPMGVFAVYPIFIILAAAFIYSWIETKKSASDKTSQTYMCGANVPEAGVQSFIGPMNGPVELKASNYYMKEFFGEGKLTLWVNFVALALIVLMLGGAL; the protein is encoded by the coding sequence ATGTTGCCCATGATGTTAGTTCTGGCCATCTTGTTGCCCTTGGTGGCTGCTGTCGGCTGCTACTTTTTGCGTGTCAGCGCGATCAGATCTCTGATCGTTCTCTGCACAGGAGTAGTTCTTGCCGCGGTCTCCCTTGCTCTTCTCGGACAAGGGACTTTTACCTATTCTCCAGGTACAATTGTTGGAATCAGCTGGGATTCCATAATAACCCTGGCGGATTTTGCCCTGCTTTTCGTAATGCTCTATTACGCTTTCAAACTCAAAAACCAGATGATCAAGATCTTCGTGATCTTACAGATCATCCCGCTTGCTGTGTTTGAAATGTTCTTCGTCGACCATGCGGTTGAGACTCCTGCTATCTTTGCGGACAGTCTTTCCCTGATCATGGTTGCCGTCATCTCCGTCATCGGATCGCTTATCTGTTTCTTTGCGATTCCGTACATGAAGGAGCATGAGGAACATCTGCACTTGGTAAAATCACGCCAGCCGCAATTCTTCTTCTTTCTCGTTCTGTTCCTCGGAGCAATGAACGGGCTGGTCCTTTCCAACAACATTCTCTGGCTCTACTTCTTCTTCGAAGTGACCACCTTCTGCTCTTTCATGCTCATCGGGCATGACCAGACCCAGATTGCGGTCAAGAACGCTACCCGCGCCCTGATGCTTAACGCACTCGGCGGTGTTGCTTTCGTCTTCGGTATGATCTGGGCCTACGCTGAAACCGGTTCCCTTGACCTTCAGGTCATCATTCAGGCCGGTCCCATGGGCGGCCTTATGCTTGCTCCTCTGGGTCTGCTCTGTCTCGCCGGGTTCACCAAAGCTGCTCAGGTTCCGTTCCAGAGCTGGCTGCTTGGAGCGATGGTTGCGCCGACTCCGGTCTCCGCACTGCTTCACTCCTCCACTATGGTTAAGGCCGGTGTATACATCGTACTGAGACTTGCTCCCGCTTACGCAGGAACCTTCCTCAGTCAGGGTATAGCACTCTGTGGCGCCTTTACCTTCCTTGCCTGTGCTGCCATTGCGATCAGCCAGAGCAACGGTAAAAAGATCCTTGCCTATTCAACTATCAGTAACCTTGGATTGATCATCTGTTGTGCCGGTCTTAATACCAGTTGGGCCATCACCGCAGCAATCATCCTGATCATCTTCCACGCAGCCTCCAAGGCTCTGCTCTTTCTGTGCGTCGGCACAATTGAGCATGGTATCGGCAGTCGCGACATCGAAGATATGCACGGCCTGTACCTCAAGATGCCCCGCACTGCGGTTATCACCATAGTGGGCGTCATGACCATGCTGCTGCCTCCCTTCGGCGTTCTGCTCGGTAAGTGGATGGCCATTGAATCCGCATCCGGTGACATGTTCGTCATCACCATGCTTGCACTCGGTAGTGCGCTTTCTTTGGTATTCTGGGCCAGATGGGCAGGTATCCTGCTCACCGCTCCCCTGCGTGACAAAGTTCCCGCAGAATCCCAGTCCGTACTGACAAGACTCACCCTTACCGCTCTTGCCGGTATCGCAGTGGTGCTGTCTTTCTTCTCGCCTGTGATCTACACCAAGCTCATCGAGCCTATGGTCGGCAAGTCCTTTGAAATTACTGCTGGCGTATTCACATCACCCATGGGTGTTTTTGCTGTATACCCCATCTTTATCATCCTTGCCGCCGCGTTCATCTACTCATGGATTGAGACCAAGAAGTCTGCAAGCGATAAGACTTCCCAGACTTACATGTGTGGTGCCAACGTTCCTGAAGCCGGTGTTCAGTCCTTTATCGGACCCATGAACGGCCCGGTAGAACTCAAGGCAAGTAACTACTACATGAAAGAGTTCTTCGGTGAAGGAAAACTCACCCTCTGGGTCAACTTCGTTGCTCTTGCTCTCATCGTTCTTATGCTGGGAGGGGCTCTGTAA
- a CDS encoding peptidoglycan endopeptidase gives MPIFRDRNYFMSKWGIKSNQIFRRVFFCCLVILISGCGKKTIGVPGAGSGGPVLHSSLKYSVVKSARTQVGKPYKWGGASPNEGFDCSGLVWWVFQRHGIRVPRVSWQQKNAGRAIRRSDIQAGDIVLFRIPGQGKSLHTGIYSGNGYSFIHSPKSGHTVREESMEKNYWRKYYIGARRVIK, from the coding sequence ATGCCGATTTTTCGGGATAGAAACTATTTTATGAGTAAATGGGGAATTAAGAGTAATCAAATTTTTCGGCGGGTATTTTTTTGCTGTCTGGTAATTTTGATTTCCGGGTGCGGCAAGAAGACAATCGGAGTGCCCGGGGCAGGCAGTGGTGGGCCGGTTTTGCACTCTTCTTTAAAATATTCTGTGGTGAAAAGTGCACGGACTCAGGTCGGCAAGCCGTACAAATGGGGAGGGGCGTCTCCCAATGAAGGGTTTGATTGTTCCGGTCTGGTCTGGTGGGTCTTTCAGCGGCACGGAATACGTGTCCCGCGGGTTTCGTGGCAGCAGAAAAATGCGGGGAGAGCTATACGTAGAAGTGATATTCAGGCCGGGGATATAGTTCTTTTTAGAATTCCGGGGCAGGGCAAGAGTCTGCATACCGGGATATATTCCGGGAACGGTTATTCCTTTATTCATAGCCCTAAGAGCGGGCATACGGTGCGCGAAGAGTCCATGGAGAAGAATTATTGGCGCAAATATTATATCGGGGCGCGCCGGGTTATAAAATAA
- a CDS encoding zinc ribbon domain-containing protein, with the protein MPIYEYQCHECQQIFEEWQTSFEDKELECPVCGGLATKVLSNSSFVLKGGGWYSSGYCKTDSAAGKTGSSSPAGSGTSASTSSDSSAKSSDSASS; encoded by the coding sequence ATGCCGATTTATGAATACCAATGTCATGAATGTCAGCAGATATTTGAAGAATGGCAGACAAGCTTTGAAGATAAGGAACTGGAGTGTCCGGTCTGCGGTGGTTTAGCCACCAAGGTTCTGTCCAATTCCAGCTTTGTACTCAAAGGCGGAGGCTGGTATTCTTCAGGGTACTGTAAAACCGACTCGGCGGCCGGGAAAACCGGTAGCTCAAGTCCGGCAGGAAGCGGTACCAGTGCATCCACCTCATCGGATTCTTCCGCAAAGAGTTCCGACAGCGCATCAAGTTAG